Proteins from one Flavobacterium sp. N2038 genomic window:
- a CDS encoding lysoplasmalogenase, translated as MKANKPSLILFFVALLFTIIFDWIKQDALAIYAKAVVLPAIFFYFIVSNDFKVGKTEGLIFFFCFVGQVFDLMDVEISEIGGVISFLIVYLLIIKLFIIDHERIQLRRKDILPISIVVIFIVYLLVSVLSLQFDNMKKFNLLYTIYGIVLSILSYYSFVSYITKGTYLALLMSLMAVSYIFSDIFYIFNVYFSYSVVLVLIRDITQILAYYFMAEYFLEKAKLQRKVLYNN; from the coding sequence ATGAAAGCGAATAAACCATCGTTGATTTTATTCTTTGTAGCATTATTGTTTACAATTATTTTCGACTGGATAAAGCAGGATGCTTTAGCGATTTATGCTAAAGCCGTAGTCCTGCCGGCTATCTTTTTTTATTTTATTGTAAGTAATGATTTTAAAGTTGGAAAAACAGAAGGCCTGATCTTTTTCTTTTGCTTTGTAGGCCAGGTTTTTGATCTCATGGATGTTGAGATTTCTGAAATAGGAGGAGTAATTAGCTTTTTAATCGTCTACTTATTGATTATAAAGCTTTTTATAATAGATCATGAGCGCATTCAATTAAGAAGAAAAGATATACTCCCCATTTCGATAGTAGTAATTTTTATTGTTTACTTACTGGTTTCTGTATTAAGTCTGCAGTTTGATAACATGAAAAAATTTAATTTACTCTATACCATCTACGGGATAGTATTAAGTATTTTAAGCTATTATTCATTTGTAAGTTATATTACAAAAGGAACCTATTTGGCGCTATTAATGTCTTTAATGGCTGTGAGTTATATATTTTCAGATATCTTCTATATTTTCAACGTGTATTTTTCCTATTCAGTTGTGCTGGTTCTAATTCGGGATATAACCCAGATACTGGCCTATTATTTTATGGCAGAGTATTTTCTTGAAAAAGCTAAACTGCAGAGGAAAGTATTATACAATAATTGA